From the Borrelia puertoricensis genome, one window contains:
- the rsmA gene encoding 16S rRNA (adenine(1518)-N(6)/adenine(1519)-N(6))-dimethyltransferase RsmA: MNINYNSINSIKRALASKNIAPRKIWGQNYLINEHIREKIIDTLEIKENEKIWEIGPGLGAMTIILLKKTNFLTVFEIDPKYSEILNEQFGQLKNFKLIKGDFLKTYKQEKQNINKIFSNLPYNIASKVISMIIEDGILTHMVFTVQKELADRMLAKEGNKNYSSFTVLVQSHFNVIKIMDIDKKNFYPIPKVKSTTLKLIPCKRVIKDFKAFNKLVRTVFINRRKKLKNTIINFTKDESILEKDFLKRFLDKRPEEISVKEFITISNKLTTNHQGTRQYDII; the protein is encoded by the coding sequence ATGAACATAAATTATAACAGCATAAACAGCATAAAACGTGCACTTGCAAGCAAAAATATAGCTCCACGAAAAATATGGGGACAGAATTATTTAATTAATGAGCATATAAGAGAAAAAATAATAGATACACTTGAAATTAAAGAAAATGAAAAAATTTGGGAAATAGGTCCAGGTCTTGGAGCAATGACAATTATTTTGCTGAAGAAAACAAATTTTCTGACAGTTTTTGAAATTGATCCTAAGTACTCAGAAATTTTAAATGAACAATTTGGACAACTTAAAAATTTCAAGCTAATAAAAGGTGATTTTTTAAAGACATATAAACAAGAAAAACAAAATATTAACAAAATATTTTCAAATTTACCTTATAACATTGCATCAAAAGTAATATCAATGATTATTGAAGATGGAATCTTAACGCACATGGTATTTACAGTACAAAAAGAACTGGCAGACAGAATGCTTGCAAAAGAGGGAAATAAAAATTACTCATCATTTACAGTACTAGTTCAATCACATTTTAATGTAATTAAAATAATGGATATTGATAAAAAAAATTTTTATCCAATTCCTAAAGTAAAATCAACAACTCTTAAACTCATTCCCTGCAAAAGAGTAATTAAAGACTTTAAAGCATTCAACAAGTTAGTCAGAACAGTATTTATAAATCGCAGAAAAAAATTAAAAAATACAATCATTAACTTTACCAAAGATGAGAGCATTCTTGAAAAAGACTTCTTAAAAAGATTTTTAGATAAAAGACCTGAAGAGATTTCTGTCAAAGAATTCATTACAATCTCAAACAAACTAACTACCAATCATCAAGGCACTCGTCAATACGATATCATCTAG
- a CDS encoding ComEC/Rec2 family competence protein — translation MILLFIISALNLLTRYYLRLNPIYLNLILISIFLIKRNAHLSLTFMISTSFLVIFEISLNFKRLEDNFYQITNITYFAKYSNTRIESIDGFGKKYKFIFKNIENKYKIGDIVKIQNNKMQLIKRPLLVNIREKYNKLINRFLNSISTKYSHFSKAILTNNKSDITKYENNLFQKAGISHILVVSGLHFYLIYIIFYYLLLIIKNEKLKYLILSTILLNYLILTGFSPSTLRAFIMIKTLIIYKSTYGKINLLSTLAISFIINAIILPYTLNSIGFKLSYLAVLGISISLALNQRYNLNKLIYPIFTTLLIQISTAPIFYVNDLNLQPISILSNLIVTPLMLVFLIITILSLGSYIVNAHLFLLLDLMNTYIFKAIKETAIIFSKFPVIQNYNVKIFLVLSILTILYIIYKLEQEKRYLNKNIKHQ, via the coding sequence GTGATTCTATTGTTTATAATAAGTGCATTAAATTTATTAACAAGATATTACTTAAGACTAAACCCAATATATTTAAATTTAATCTTAATATCAATTTTTTTAATAAAAAGAAATGCTCATTTGTCACTCACATTTATGATTAGTACAAGTTTTTTAGTCATTTTTGAAATTAGCCTAAATTTTAAAAGACTTGAGGATAATTTTTATCAAATAACAAATATTACCTATTTTGCAAAATATTCAAATACAAGGATTGAATCAATAGATGGATTTGGTAAAAAATATAAATTTATATTCAAAAATATTGAAAATAAATATAAAATCGGAGATATTGTCAAAATTCAAAATAATAAAATGCAACTTATCAAAAGACCCTTGCTAGTAAATATCAGAGAAAAATATAATAAACTAATAAATCGGTTTTTAAACTCAATTAGTACCAAATATTCTCACTTTTCAAAAGCGATTTTAACAAACAATAAATCAGATATAACAAAATATGAGAATAATTTATTTCAAAAAGCAGGTATATCACATATATTAGTGGTATCTGGCCTACATTTCTACCTAATTTATATTATTTTCTATTATCTACTCCTTATAATCAAAAATGAAAAACTAAAATATTTAATTCTAAGCACAATACTACTCAATTATCTAATCTTAACAGGATTTTCACCATCTACTCTAAGGGCATTCATCATGATAAAAACGCTTATAATTTACAAATCAACATATGGAAAAATCAATTTGCTTAGTACATTAGCAATTAGCTTTATAATAAATGCCATAATTTTACCATACACACTAAATTCAATAGGATTCAAGTTATCCTATCTTGCAGTACTTGGAATATCAATCTCCCTTGCTCTTAATCAAAGATATAATTTAAATAAACTCATATATCCAATTTTTACAACCCTTCTGATTCAAATTTCAACAGCTCCCATTTTTTATGTTAATGATCTCAACCTTCAACCAATCTCAATACTATCAAACCTAATAGTTACTCCCCTAATGCTAGTATTTTTAATAATAACAATATTAAGCTTAGGAAGCTACATAGTCAACGCACACTTATTTTTATTACTTGATCTAATGAACACTTATATCTTTAAGGCAATAAAAGAAACAGCCATTATCTTTAGCAAATTTCCAGTAATTCAAAATTATAACGTAAAAATATTTCTAGTCTTAAGTATTTTAACGATACTTTATATAATCTATAAATTAGAACAAGAAAAGAGATATCTCAACAAGAACATAAAACACCAATGA
- a CDS encoding CPBP family intramembrane glutamic endopeptidase, with protein MTLSNKYPLKYVFLEILLSYFIVTRISPFDSVDVDLWSFDKNHYYYWLYSSFLIFFVVYFSKLTSSYNFRDEFFIPEFNPIFIWQAFLIFVKLLICIFLLLIIFCFILYCLPESVREWIELGNSGFMWNIGSKQSLYLMVITSLFIGGVEELFYRAFIITKLKQIGITSLIAAFLSSFIFAYGHFYYGFIGSLLALIFGGVLSYIYLIHKNIYYSIFVHSFYNIFVSVLLFLLN; from the coding sequence ATGACATTATCAAATAAATACCCTTTAAAGTATGTTTTTTTGGAGATTCTATTATCCTATTTTATAGTTACCCGTATTTCTCCTTTTGACAGTGTTGATGTTGATCTTTGGAGTTTTGATAAAAACCATTATTATTATTGGTTGTATAGTAGTTTTTTAATTTTTTTTGTTGTGTATTTTTCTAAATTAACAAGTTCTTATAATTTTAGGGATGAGTTTTTTATTCCTGAATTTAATCCTATTTTTATTTGGCAAGCATTTTTAATTTTTGTTAAGTTGCTTATTTGTATTTTTTTGCTATTGATTATTTTTTGTTTTATTTTGTATTGTCTTCCAGAATCAGTTCGAGAGTGGATTGAACTAGGTAACTCTGGTTTTATGTGGAATATAGGCAGTAAGCAATCGCTTTATTTAATGGTTATTACTTCTCTTTTTATAGGAGGAGTTGAAGAATTGTTTTACAGGGCTTTTATTATTACCAAACTTAAACAGATAGGGATTACTTCATTGATTGCAGCCTTTCTTAGTAGTTTTATCTTTGCTTATGGACATTTTTATTATGGATTTATTGGATCTTTATTAGCATTAATTTTTGGGGGCGTTTTGTCTTATATATATTTAATACATAAAAATATATATTATTCGATTTTTGTTCATAGTTTTTATAATATTTTTGTTAGTGTTTTGCTCTTTTTGTTAAATTAG
- a CDS encoding AMP-dependent synthetase/ligase has protein sequence MLDTIPRRFSEVVGLYGDLDIFIYKENESKDFKRQIYSDFWNEVKSVGSGLLHYGIKKGDRVALISDSRKEWIIIDIAVMSLGCIDVPRGNDSSEDELVYIINHSESIFVFVENAKQLQKIISKKHELKFVKHVVVIDDDKLYEDKLGNITIISYKKLLSLGYDYLKDNPKMFDSELEKVSGKDIATIIYTSGTTGLPKGVVLRHESFIFQVDRVGDYLPTIEPGKIMISILPLWHSFERTCEYIVALNGMAIAYSKPIGPILLKDFAALNPHAIISVPRIWEGIRIGIMKRVSESFLKRFLFNLFLKIGILYIKLKEKFLGLVPVYKKPNFLVLIFIKVACLAGLILILPFKFLGHVLVFRKIKKALGKRFEFGVSGGGALVNYVDYFFKAVGILVLEGYGLTETGPVLSVRRLKSPVANTVGPLFPDIEYRVVGNDGNSLSPGEKGELWVRSPQVMSGYFKDDTTTREVLTRDGWFKTGDLVCATINNEISIVGRSKDTIVLRGGENIEPEPIERALSKSLFIENVVVVGQDQKFLGAIIVPNFEVLEKWAGSNEIIFASHDDLLSNESVNKLYSKCISDIVNLKSGFKSFERIVGFVLLKDSFVVGEELTNTLKLKRYYIFEKYNKKIMSIFNKDDCELL, from the coding sequence ATGCTGGATACTATACCTAGGCGTTTCAGTGAAGTTGTGGGACTTTATGGTGATCTTGATATTTTTATTTATAAAGAAAATGAGTCTAAAGATTTTAAGAGACAGATATATTCTGATTTTTGGAATGAAGTTAAGAGTGTTGGTTCTGGTCTTTTGCATTATGGAATTAAGAAAGGTGATAGGGTCGCTCTTATTTCTGATTCAAGAAAAGAGTGGATAATTATTGATATTGCTGTTATGAGTTTAGGATGTATTGATGTTCCAAGGGGTAATGATTCGTCTGAAGATGAGTTGGTTTATATTATTAATCATTCTGAGTCTATTTTTGTCTTTGTGGAGAATGCTAAACAGCTTCAAAAAATCATTTCTAAAAAACATGAGCTTAAATTTGTTAAACATGTTGTTGTTATTGATGATGATAAACTTTATGAGGATAAATTGGGAAATATTACAATAATCTCTTATAAAAAATTATTGAGTTTGGGGTATGATTATTTAAAAGATAATCCTAAGATGTTTGATTCTGAACTTGAAAAAGTTTCTGGAAAGGATATTGCTACTATAATATACACTTCAGGAACAACAGGATTACCAAAAGGTGTTGTACTTCGTCATGAATCTTTTATTTTTCAAGTAGATAGGGTTGGTGATTATTTACCGACAATTGAACCAGGGAAAATAATGATATCTATTCTTCCTCTGTGGCATTCATTTGAGAGAACTTGTGAATATATAGTTGCTCTTAATGGTATGGCGATTGCTTATTCAAAGCCTATTGGGCCCATTTTACTTAAAGATTTTGCAGCTTTAAATCCTCATGCAATTATTTCTGTTCCAAGAATTTGGGAAGGAATAAGGATTGGCATTATGAAAAGGGTATCGGAGTCTTTTTTAAAGAGATTTTTATTTAATCTTTTCCTAAAGATAGGAATTCTTTATATAAAGCTTAAGGAAAAGTTTTTGGGACTTGTTCCTGTTTACAAGAAGCCCAATTTTTTAGTTTTAATTTTTATAAAGGTTGCTTGTCTTGCTGGATTAATTTTGATTTTACCTTTTAAATTTTTAGGACATGTTTTAGTTTTTAGAAAAATAAAGAAAGCACTTGGAAAAAGATTTGAGTTTGGTGTTTCTGGTGGAGGAGCATTGGTAAATTATGTTGATTATTTCTTCAAAGCTGTAGGTATTTTAGTGCTTGAAGGTTATGGTCTTACAGAAACGGGACCTGTTTTAAGTGTGAGACGTCTTAAAAGTCCTGTTGCAAACACTGTTGGGCCTTTGTTTCCAGATATTGAATATAGAGTAGTCGGTAATGATGGTAATTCTTTATCTCCTGGTGAAAAGGGTGAGCTTTGGGTCAGATCCCCTCAAGTTATGAGTGGTTATTTTAAAGATGACACTACAACAAGGGAAGTTTTGACAAGAGATGGTTGGTTTAAGACAGGTGATTTAGTGTGTGCAACAATTAATAATGAGATTTCAATTGTTGGAAGAAGTAAAGATACGATTGTGTTACGGGGTGGAGAAAACATTGAGCCTGAACCTATCGAGAGAGCTTTATCAAAGTCTTTATTTATTGAAAATGTTGTAGTTGTCGGTCAAGATCAAAAGTTTTTAGGAGCTATTATCGTACCTAATTTTGAAGTTCTTGAGAAATGGGCTGGTTCTAATGAAATAATATTTGCTTCTCATGATGATTTATTATCTAATGAATCTGTTAACAAACTTTATTCTAAATGCATTTCAGATATAGTTAATCTTAAGTCTGGATTTAAGAGCTTTGAGAGGATTGTTGGATTTGTTTTATTAAAAGATAGTTTTGTTGTGGGCGAAGAACTTACTAATACTCTTAAGCTTAAAAGGTATTATATTTTTGAAAAATATAATAAGAAGATAATGTCGATATTTAATAAGGATGACTGTGAATTATTATGA
- the argS gene encoding arginine--tRNA ligase, with product MISKIKKDLEDKISKTIKELALKQNIILDKINIIMQKPPKSEMGDLSILIFEFSKILKLSTSVIIEEIIKHIGKKYTTKSMGAYLNIKFNRKEYIKDTIKKVIKEKEKYGINNVLKNKRIIIEFSSPNTNKPLHVGHLRNDIIGESLSRILKASGGQVTKINLINDRGTHICKSMLAYKKFGNNTTPELSLKKGDHLIGDFYVKYNEYAKNNKMAEDEIQQLLCKWEEGDAEAIQLWKKLNKWAIEGIKETYKLTNIKFDKIYLESEIFKIGREIILQGLKKGLCYKRKDGAICINVPIEANEMTDQKFKQKVLLRANGTSIYLTQDLGNILTRKNEFNFDEMIYVVGSEQIHHFKTLFYVADKLGITKENNLVHLSYGMVNLPTGKMKSREGHVIDADNLIHDLSESTMIEIKKRHSNVKDSKKIALNISLGAIHYYLLKTAIHKDILFNKEESLSFTGNSGPYIQYVGARINSILEKYDELNLSSKNINFDLLINENEWAIIKIISEFEEYIIKAAKDRNPSIIANYSYLLAKSFSAYYQDTKIIDKDNPELTHSRTNLSKAVLQTIKNCMHLLNIPYMKKM from the coding sequence ATGATCAGTAAAATAAAAAAAGATTTAGAAGATAAAATTAGCAAAACAATAAAAGAGCTTGCATTAAAACAAAACATTATATTAGACAAAATAAATATAATCATGCAAAAACCTCCAAAAAGTGAAATGGGAGATTTATCAATACTAATATTCGAATTTAGTAAAATCTTAAAACTCAGTACATCTGTGATTATTGAAGAGATAATTAAACATATTGGAAAGAAATACACAACCAAATCAATGGGAGCTTATTTAAACATAAAATTCAACAGAAAAGAATATATTAAAGATACAATCAAAAAAGTCATTAAAGAGAAAGAAAAATATGGAATAAATAATGTACTTAAAAACAAAAGAATAATAATAGAATTCTCATCACCAAATACAAACAAACCATTGCATGTAGGACATCTTAGAAATGACATTATTGGGGAAAGCTTATCAAGAATACTAAAAGCTTCTGGTGGCCAGGTAACAAAAATAAATTTGATAAATGACAGGGGAACACATATCTGCAAATCCATGCTTGCTTATAAAAAATTTGGAAATAATACAACCCCTGAACTTTCCCTAAAAAAGGGAGATCACTTAATCGGTGATTTTTATGTAAAATACAACGAATATGCTAAAAATAATAAAATGGCAGAAGACGAAATCCAACAGTTACTATGTAAATGGGAAGAAGGGGATGCAGAGGCTATTCAACTTTGGAAAAAATTAAATAAATGGGCAATTGAAGGAATTAAAGAGACTTACAAACTTACAAACATTAAATTCGATAAAATTTATCTTGAAAGTGAAATATTTAAGATCGGACGAGAAATTATACTTCAAGGATTAAAAAAAGGTTTATGCTATAAACGAAAAGATGGGGCTATATGTATCAATGTACCCATAGAAGCAAATGAAATGACCGATCAAAAATTTAAACAAAAAGTACTCCTAAGAGCTAATGGAACATCCATTTATTTAACACAAGATCTAGGAAATATATTAACTAGAAAAAATGAATTTAATTTCGATGAAATGATTTATGTAGTTGGAAGTGAACAAATTCATCATTTTAAAACTTTATTTTACGTTGCAGATAAATTAGGCATTACAAAAGAAAATAATCTAGTGCATTTATCATACGGCATGGTAAACTTACCTACAGGTAAAATGAAATCAAGAGAAGGTCATGTAATTGATGCTGACAACCTAATTCATGATCTAAGCGAATCAACTATGATAGAGATAAAAAAGAGACATTCAAATGTGAAGGATTCCAAAAAAATTGCATTAAATATATCACTAGGAGCTATTCACTATTATCTACTCAAAACGGCAATACACAAAGATATATTATTTAATAAAGAAGAAAGCTTATCATTTACTGGAAACTCAGGTCCATACATTCAATATGTAGGTGCAAGAATTAACAGCATACTTGAAAAGTATGATGAATTAAATTTATCCAGTAAAAATATTAATTTCGACCTCTTAATCAATGAAAACGAATGGGCAATAATCAAAATTATATCTGAATTTGAAGAATATATAATTAAGGCTGCAAAAGATCGTAATCCTTCAATAATAGCCAACTATTCTTACTTACTTGCAAAAAGCTTCAGTGCATATTATCAAGACACAAAAATAATAGATAAAGATAACCCTGAACTTACACATTCAAGAACTAATTTATCAAAAGCAGTTCTACAGACAATAAAAAATTGTATGCATTTACTTAATATTCCCTACATGAAAAAGATGTGA
- a CDS encoding methyl-accepting chemotaxis protein, translating into MKRNHSSSTLFYRFNIVIVIYTMIIATTIFLLLDHGYRKIITKELQSFTKFVNNIMIKSFSRDTRNMLIAIDDFVKNYNQNLNTQKSDHLNNVISTDQLSLFPPYIKIIEYTNKNGKILYSSDERRLNTYVNLQEMKTDNNTDNYHTLTLNQDLTIINNKSYIPMLYKIPQQDQNDLYNTSNANIKSEKNMSINHDGYVVLYADILEQIKQLRKNIFMLLERSLLEKGNQHKSSHYFKIYAINSQGDIFGEQDEETLKPIKLSLNSLFENNPKITTPLLNAIAQRKSNYNTSYNNNIISITRLTSSPWYLAIQMNYNNIFSNELNNIKLMSISIIILLVIIFILIMIITIKQLIISKIEKLNKIIPKVKEGDLTIKIESKGKDSISATINYFGYFIENLKNVINSLQGRVKLLKENGDLLFNEINKAYDTITNSNKYIEKTQGEIEKQVEFISNTTNTIENLSKNIASLDNSIETQAASVEESSSAIEEMIGSIQSVTEITQKAAKSTEELKIFSDDGRKKQEEIIMQIKDIYKNSTRLQEANALISSIASQTNLLSMNAAIEASHAGEAGKGFAIVAEEIKDLAEQVTSQSESVAASINEIMDSINQTVKTSELTNKAFNQIFNSINLVVQVIEEINHTMQEQSIGSQEILKALNTMREITYEVKIGSNEMFRGNKEIINTVSVLEEINVTVSNSMKGLKEEIKKLIEAVESIKTFGTTNSNHITEINTDTNQFKTK; encoded by the coding sequence GTGAAAAGAAATCATTCTAGTTCCACTCTTTTTTATAGGTTTAATATTGTTATTGTAATTTATACAATGATTATTGCTACAACCATTTTCTTATTATTAGATCACGGATACAGGAAAATAATAACAAAAGAACTTCAAAGTTTTACAAAATTCGTCAATAATATCATGATAAAAAGCTTCTCTAGGGATACAAGAAACATGTTAATCGCTATTGATGACTTTGTTAAAAATTATAACCAGAATTTGAACACACAAAAAAGTGATCATTTAAATAATGTAATATCTACCGATCAGTTAAGCTTATTCCCACCCTATATAAAAATCATAGAATACACAAACAAAAACGGCAAAATATTGTATTCAAGCGATGAGAGAAGACTAAATACCTACGTAAATTTACAAGAAATGAAAACGGATAATAATACAGATAACTACCACACACTTACACTAAACCAAGATTTAACAATAATAAATAACAAATCCTATATACCAATGCTTTACAAGATCCCCCAACAAGATCAAAACGATTTGTATAATACAAGTAATGCAAACATAAAGTCAGAAAAAAATATGAGTATAAATCATGATGGATATGTTGTTTTATATGCAGACATACTAGAACAGATAAAACAACTAAGAAAAAACATATTTATGCTTTTAGAAAGATCTTTATTAGAAAAAGGAAATCAACACAAAAGCTCCCATTACTTCAAAATATATGCTATTAACAGTCAAGGAGATATTTTTGGTGAACAAGACGAAGAAACACTTAAACCCATAAAATTATCCTTAAACAGCCTATTTGAAAACAATCCAAAAATAACAACTCCATTACTCAATGCAATAGCTCAAAGAAAAAGTAATTATAATACTAGCTACAACAACAACATAATCTCCATAACAAGACTCACATCTTCACCTTGGTATTTAGCAATACAAATGAATTATAACAATATATTCTCAAATGAACTTAACAATATCAAATTGATGTCAATATCAATAATAATATTACTCGTAATAATATTTATATTAATAATGATAATTACAATTAAACAACTGATTATATCAAAAATAGAAAAACTCAATAAGATCATTCCAAAAGTCAAAGAAGGAGATCTCACAATCAAGATTGAATCAAAAGGAAAAGATTCAATAAGTGCCACAATAAATTATTTCGGGTATTTCATTGAAAATCTAAAGAACGTAATAAACTCATTACAAGGCAGAGTAAAACTATTAAAAGAAAACGGTGACCTACTCTTTAATGAAATAAATAAAGCTTATGATACAATAACAAACTCAAATAAGTACATAGAAAAAACACAAGGCGAAATAGAAAAACAAGTTGAGTTTATTTCAAATACAACAAATACAATTGAGAATTTATCTAAAAACATCGCATCACTTGACAATTCAATTGAAACTCAAGCTGCAAGCGTTGAAGAATCATCCTCAGCTATTGAAGAGATGATAGGAAGCATACAATCAGTCACAGAAATAACACAAAAAGCTGCAAAAAGCACAGAAGAACTTAAAATATTTTCCGATGATGGTAGGAAAAAACAAGAAGAGATTATCATGCAAATTAAAGATATTTACAAAAATTCAACAAGACTACAAGAAGCTAATGCACTAATATCATCCATTGCTAGCCAAACCAATCTACTATCAATGAATGCTGCTATAGAGGCATCTCATGCGGGAGAAGCTGGAAAAGGTTTTGCAATCGTTGCAGAAGAGATTAAAGATCTTGCAGAACAAGTTACTTCACAATCAGAATCAGTTGCAGCATCAATAAATGAAATAATGGATTCAATCAATCAAACAGTAAAAACATCAGAATTAACAAATAAAGCTTTCAATCAAATATTTAACTCAATCAACCTCGTAGTTCAAGTCATAGAAGAAATCAATCATACTATGCAAGAACAATCAATTGGTAGCCAAGAAATTTTAAAAGCTTTAAACACAATGAGAGAAATAACATATGAAGTAAAAATAGGTTCAAATGAAATGTTTAGAGGAAATAAAGAAATAATTAATACAGTTTCTGTTTTAGAAGAAATTAATGTCACAGTTTCAAATTCAATGAAAGGACTAAAAGAAGAAATCAAAAAACTAATAGAAGCTGTTGAGAGCATCAAAACTTTTGGAACAACAAATTCAAATCACATTACAGAAATTAATACAGATACAAATCAATTTAAAACAAAATAG
- a CDS encoding methyl-accepting chemotaxis protein, which produces MNEDLVNVKLKNMSFLLYLILFVFICFGLLFLGQAYLNYKNGYLERVESDFKLFSNNVAFQIKNKYDGAVGVLKNLIENDRVLSVLHNVSNSFIESIDLRFIDLDTSIALFLSSKGFNEVSKIFQHIPLEENSLEGIFYIPVGQNVLISNKNFSFLGINNIIEDPIYFVPAKKHVAYYSSYKRVKNKLYSVVSIPVMNDSFTILGVICFLVCFDNLFIDIANQFGSYLKFSNKNYEFFVVDREFNPLFLSLNDLSTENFAENYASSALSRVISHVKDNPNISRDILQHKTSSYVVSTAQIDGNVVQGIIFNMDYLPLKFQSNSIFFLGFIFFAYLIIFYLYNRLILPCIGDFRMLLKYKKEREDILSFDPILEVQYKSFIFSYISAEFDNFFSKTTNIVDSIKVYVQNLRKCLAEINIPEENIDKVHNSLATYDKIGDAFSKFEKSVVNILKDFESISNPISDHNKNILDIATQFEENANAFYGIDKNLEIFSKVVASNSTSIDDVKNKVFELNSIFENVNKNFSELLSQTNSLQSANKLLVLISAQTNMLAMNAAIEAAKAGDAGKSFAVVAEEIRKLAINSGKYSTTIKDELKMVNNIISVVSSEIDAIYKDFIDIQENIHNNAVQHERINITLAKHVKEIEEFKDKYLSYDIKIRDTKNMCKEIFNSYFVISGKFNNLNNDLSEFEVSKMSLDALEPLREHVSLVNECREKVAEMKDVVENINNEFWDI; this is translated from the coding sequence ATGAATGAGGATTTGGTAAATGTTAAATTAAAAAATATGAGTTTTTTGCTTTATCTCATACTTTTTGTTTTTATTTGCTTTGGTTTATTGTTTTTAGGTCAGGCTTATTTAAACTATAAAAATGGGTATTTAGAGCGTGTTGAGTCTGATTTTAAACTCTTTTCAAATAATGTAGCTTTTCAGATAAAAAATAAATATGATGGTGCTGTTGGTGTTTTAAAAAATCTCATTGAGAATGATAGGGTTTTAAGTGTCTTACATAATGTTTCAAATAGTTTTATTGAGAGTATTGATTTACGGTTCATAGATTTAGATACAAGTATTGCTCTGTTTTTAAGTTCCAAGGGATTTAATGAGGTAAGTAAAATTTTTCAGCATATACCCCTTGAAGAGAATTCTTTAGAAGGAATTTTCTATATTCCTGTTGGGCAAAATGTTTTGATTTCAAATAAAAACTTTTCGTTTTTAGGTATAAATAACATTATTGAAGATCCGATTTATTTTGTTCCTGCAAAGAAGCATGTTGCGTATTATTCAAGTTATAAGAGAGTAAAAAATAAACTCTATTCTGTTGTAAGTATTCCGGTTATGAATGATAGTTTTACAATTTTGGGTGTAATCTGTTTTTTAGTCTGTTTTGATAATTTATTTATTGATATTGCAAATCAATTTGGTTCTTATCTTAAGTTTAGTAATAAAAATTATGAGTTTTTTGTGGTTGATAGAGAGTTTAATCCTTTATTTTTGAGTCTTAATGATTTAAGTACTGAGAATTTTGCGGAAAATTATGCAAGTAGTGCGTTAAGCAGGGTGATATCTCATGTTAAGGACAATCCTAATATTTCTAGGGATATTTTACAACATAAGACTTCTTCTTATGTTGTAAGTACTGCTCAGATTGATGGAAATGTGGTCCAAGGTATTATTTTTAATATGGATTATCTTCCTCTTAAATTTCAATCAAATTCAATATTTTTCTTAGGGTTTATATTTTTTGCTTATCTCATTATATTTTATCTTTACAATAGATTAATTTTGCCTTGTATTGGAGATTTTAGAATGCTTCTTAAGTATAAAAAGGAAAGAGAGGATATTTTAAGTTTTGACCCTATTTTAGAGGTTCAATATAAATCTTTTATTTTTTCTTATATTAGTGCTGAATTTGATAATTTTTTTTCAAAAACTACTAATATTGTTGATAGCATTAAGGTTTATGTACAAAACTTAAGGAAGTGTTTAGCTGAGATAAATATTCCTGAAGAAAATATAGATAAAGTGCATAATAGTCTTGCTACTTATGATAAAATAGGGGATGCTTTTTCTAAATTTGAGAAGTCAGTTGTGAATATTTTAAAGGATTTTGAATCAATATCTAATCCAATTAGTGATCACAATAAGAACATATTGGATATTGCTACTCAATTTGAAGAGAATGCCAACGCTTTTTATGGAATAGATAAAAATTTAGAGATTTTTAGTAAAGTTGTTGCATCAAATTCTACAAGTATTGATGATGTAAAAAATAAGGTTTTTGAATTGAATTCTATTTTTGAGAATGTTAATAAAAATTTTTCGGAGCTCTTATCTCAGACTAATAGTCTTCAGAGTGCAAATAAGCTTTTAGTGTTGATATCAGCTCAGACTAATATGCTTGCAATGAATGCAGCCATTGAGGCGGCCAAGGCAGGAGATGCTGGTAAGAGTTTTGCTGTTGTTGCAGAGGAGATTAGAAAACTTGCTATTAATTCTGGAAAGTATTCGACAACTATTAAAGATGAACTTAAAATGGTTAATAATATCATTTCAGTTGTAAGTTCAGAGATTGATGCTATTTATAAGGATTTTATTGATATCCAGGAAAATATTCATAATAATGCTGTACAGCATGAGAGAATTAATATTACCCTTGCTAAACATGTAAAAGAAATTGAAGAATTTAAAGATAAATATTTATCTTATGATATTAAGATTAGAGATACTAAGAACATGTGTAAGGAGATATTTAATAGTTATTTTGTTATTAGTGGAAAGTTTAATAATTTAAATAATGATTTAAGTGAATTTGAGGTTTCTAAGATGAGTTTAGATGCATTAGAACCTTTACGTGAACATGTATCATTGGTTAATGAATGTAGAGAAAAAGTTGCTGAAATGAAAGATGTCGTTGAAAATATTAATAATGAATTTTGGGATATATAA